In one window of Nicotiana tabacum cultivar K326 chromosome 12, ASM71507v2, whole genome shotgun sequence DNA:
- the LOC107761968 gene encoding uncharacterized protein LOC107761968, whose product MQTLIIIIIMSTKQTITLFFLFLNISLFPTAISGLNQEGLSLMSWLSTFNSSSSSSSVTSFSSWNPSHENPCKWDYIQCTRNGFVSDIKIMSINLPTTFPTQVLSFPFLKVLILSNCNLTGQIPTSIGNLSSPLGILDLSFNALTGSIPPEIGRLSQLKQLSLSSNFLQGQIPKEIGSCSELQQLELFDNQLSGKIPEEIGQLTTLEVFRAGGNEGIRGEIPVQISNCKELVILGLADTGVSGQIPHSIGELKKLQTLAVYTANLTGVIPPQIGNCTALKELFIYENQISGEIPSELGLLKNLKKVLLWQNNLKGEIPGNLGNCSSLKVIDFSLNYLSGEIPPSFEYLGTLEELLLSDNSISGEIPYYIGNFSSLKQLELDNNNFSGVIPPTIRNLKELNLFFAWQNQLHGSIPTELADCWKLQSLDLSHNYLTGSIPKTLFNLRNLTKLLLISNVLSGGIPPDIGNCTSLSRLRLGSNRLDGQIPPEIGQLPSLSFLELSENQFTGSIPPAIGNCRQLEMVDLHGNKLQGTIPSSFVSLTALNVLDLSMNRLSGKIPEDVGKLTSLNKLILNGNNVDGIVPKSLGLCEDLQLLDLSSNRLTGLIPMEIGHLQGLDILLNLSRNFLTGPVPESFSNFSKLASMDISNNMLTGSLRVLSNLDNLVSLNVSYNNFSGVLPNTKFFHDLPTSVFIGNQELCTNRDACHLSGNHHGLKSIRRITIAIVLSIFMAMLILTACIAIFIRTQGEICQKDDEENGLEWEFIPFRKLSFSVNDVVPRLSESNIVGKGCSSFVYRVETPSGQVIAVKKLLPKKVGEVPQRDFFSAEVRTLGSIRHKNIVRLLGCCNNGKTRLLLFDYISNGSLAGLLHEKRVFLDWDARYNIILGAAQGLAYLHHDCIPPIVHRDIKANNILVGPQFEAFLADFGLAKLLNTSSDNSRASTIIAGSYGYIAPEYGYSLRVTEKSDVYSYGIVLLEVLTGMEPTDSRIPEGAHIVTWINQELRIKHKEFTTILDQQLLLRSGTQTQEMLQVLGVALLCVNSCPDERPTMKDVAAMLTEIRHENEDFEKPNHLGKGSVSNPKAAVQCPSFSGSSEPLIRSPP is encoded by the exons ATGCAGACTCTCATCATCATTATAATCATGTCAACCAAACAAACAATCACCTTATTCTTCTTGTTTCTGAATATATCTTTATTCCCTACTGCCATTTCTGGTTTAAATCAAGAAGGACTTTCTTTAATGTCATGGCTTTCCACTTttaactcttcttcttcttcttcttctgttacATCCTTCTCTTCATGGAATCCAAGTCATGAAAATCCATGCAAATGGGATTATATACAATGCACCAGAAATGGCTTTGTTTCAGATATCAAGATCATGTCCATTAATCTTCCCACAACGTTTCCAACTCAAGTTCTTTCTTTTCCCTTCCTCAAAGTTCTAATCCTCTCAAATTGTAACCTCACTGGTCAAATTCCAACTTCTATTGGAAACTTGTCATCACCTCTGGGAATTTTAGATCTCAGTTTCAATGCTCTAACAGGAAGTATTCCACCTGAAATAGGAAGATTATCACAACTGAAGCAACTTTCTTTGAGTTCCAATTTCCTTCAAGGTCAGATACCAAAGGAGATAGGAAGTTGCTCAGAATTGCAGCAGCTTGAGCTCTTTGATAACCAGCTTTCCGGAAAGATACCTGAAGAAATCGGTCAGTTAACGACTCTTGAAGTCTTTCGCGCAGGTGGGAACGAGGGAATTCGAGGAGAAATCCCAGTGCAGATATCAAACTGCAAAGAATTAGTCATTTTGGGACTTGCAGATACCGGTGTTTCGGGTCAGATTCCACATAGTATAGGTGAACTCAAGAAGCTGCAGACTCTTGCAGTTTACACAGCAAATCTGACTGGTGTAATCCCTCCACAAATTGGGAACTGCACTGCTTTAAAGGAGTTGTTTATCTATGAGAATCAAATCTCAGGGGAAATTCCCAGTGAACTTGGTCTGCTGAAGAATCTTAAGAAAGTTTTACTTTGGCAGAACAACCTGAAAGGGGAAATTCCAGGAAATCTTGGAAACTGTTCAAGTTTGAAAGTTATTGATTTCTCTTTGAACTATTTATCTGGAGAAATTCCTCCATCTTTCGAATACTTAGGCACATTGGAGGAGCTTCTATTATCAGATAACAGCATTTCTGGTGAAATCCCATACTATATTGGCAACTTTTCCAGCTTGAAGCAACTTGAATTGGACAACAATAATTTTTCAGGTGTGATCCCACCTACCATTAGGAATCTAAAGGAACTAAATCTGTTTTTCGCATGGCAGAATCAACTGCACGGGAGCATACCAACTGAGCTGGCCGATTGTTGGAAACTTCAGTCTTTGGATCTTTCTCACAATTATCTTACAGGATCAATTCCGAAAACTTTATTCAATCTCAGGAACTTAACTAAGCTGCTGCTGATATCAAATGTTCTATCTGGTGGAATTCCACCTGATATTGGAAATTGCACAAGTTTATCCAGATTACGCCTCGGATCAAACAGGCTCGACGGTCAAATTCCTCCAGAAATAGGCCAGCTACCGAGTTTGAGTTTTCTTGAATTGTCGGAAAATCAATTCACTGGATCAATTCCACCTGCTATTGGCAACTGTAGACAGCTAGAAATGGTTGATCTTCATGGAAACAAGCTTCAAGGAACAATTCCTTCCTCTTTTGTGTCTCTCACTGCTCTTAATGTGTTAGATCTTTCCATGAACAGATTATCAGGCAAGATTCCAGAAGATGTAGGGAAACTCACATCACTGAACAAGCTCATACTGAATGGAAACAACGTAGATGGAATTGTTCCCAAATCACTTGGACTTTGTGAGGATTTGCAGCTGTTGGATTTGAGCAGCAACAGACTCACAGGCTTAATCCCTATGGAGATTGGTCACCTGCAAGGACTAGATATTCTATTAAATTTAAGTCGGAATTTTTTGACAGGACCGGTTCCTGaaagtttctcaaatttttccAAGTTAGCCAGCATGGATATCTCTAATAACATGTTGACAGGAAGTCTTAGAGTACTCAGTAACCTTGACAACCTTGTTTCTCTGAATGTTTCTTACAATAACTTTTCTGGGGTTCTTCCTAACACCAAATTCTTTCATGATCTTCCTACCAGTGTTTTTATTGGTAATCAAGAGCTCTGCACGAACAGAGATGCATGTCATTTAAGTGGAAATCATCATGGATTAAAATCCATAAGAAGGATCACCATTGCTATTGTACTCAGCATTTTCATGGCCATGCTAATTTTGACAGCTTGTATTGCCATATTTATCCGAACTCAAGGAGAGATATGCCAGAAAGACGATGAAGAAAATGGTTTGGAGTGGGAATTTATCCCATTCCGAAAGCTTAGCTTCTCTGTAAATGATGTAGTGCCAAGACTTAGTGAATCTAACATTGTTGGAAAGGGTTGCTCCAGTTTTGTTTATCGTGTTGAAACTCCATCAGGACAGGTGATCGCAGTGAAGAAACTACTGCCTAAGAAGGTTGGCGAGGTTCCACAGAGGGATTTTTTTTCTGCAGAAGTTAGAACACTGGGATCAATCAGGCACAAAAACATAGTGAGGCTTTTGGGATGCTGTAATAATGGCAAAACAAGATTGCTCTTGTTTGATTACATTAGTAATGGGAGTTTAGCAGGACTGCTACATGAGAAGAGGGTATTTCTGGATTGGGATGCTAGGTATAATATCATACTAGGAGCAGCTCAGGGTTTAGCTTATCTTCACCATGACTGTATTCCTCCTATAGTCCATCGCGATATCAAGGCCAATAACATTTTGGTTGGTCCACAGTTTGAAGCTTTTCTTGCAGATTTTGGACTTGCAAAGCTCTTAAATACATCATCAGATAATTCAAGAGCTTCCACCATAATAGCTGGTTCCTATGGATATATAGCTCCTG AATATGGATATAGTCTAAGAGTAACTGAGAAGAGTGATGTCTATAGCTACGGCATTGTGCTTCTTGAGGTCCTAACAGGGATGGAACCAACCGATTCCCGGATACCAGAAGGTGCCCACATTGTTACTTGGATAAATCAGGAGctaagaataaaacataaggaatTCACAACAATTCTTGATCAGCAATTACTTTTAAGGTCTGGTACACAAACTCAGGAGATGCTTCAAGTTCTTGGTGTGGCACTACTTTGTGTTAATTCGTGCCCGGATGAAAGACCAACAATGAAGGATGTAGCGGCAATGCTAACGGAAATTAGGCACGAAAATGAAGATTTCGAGAAGCCTAATCATCTAGGAAAAGGATCAGTATCAAATCCTAAAGCAGCAGTGCAATGTCCTAGTTTCTCTGGTTCATCTGAACCTCTCATCAGATCGCCTCCTTAA